One genomic region from Curtobacterium sp. 9128 encodes:
- a CDS encoding superoxide dismutase — protein sequence MAEYTLPELPYDYAALEPHISGKIMQLHHDKHHQTYVTGANTALEQIAEARESGNLGAINKLEKDLAFNLGGHVNHSIFWTNLGPDTKVPEGELAAAIDEFFGSFEKFQAQFTAVATGIQGSGWSVLAWDTVGQKLTTFQLFDQQANVPLGLVPIFMLDMWEHAFYLDYLNVKADYVKAVWNIVDWENVAARFANAKSQRFVTL from the coding sequence ATGGCTGAGTACACCCTGCCGGAGCTGCCGTACGACTACGCCGCACTCGAGCCGCACATCAGCGGCAAGATCATGCAGCTGCACCACGACAAGCACCACCAGACCTACGTCACGGGTGCGAACACCGCGCTCGAGCAGATCGCGGAAGCGCGCGAGTCGGGCAACCTCGGGGCGATCAACAAGCTCGAGAAGGACCTCGCCTTCAACCTCGGCGGTCACGTCAACCACTCGATCTTCTGGACCAACCTCGGCCCGGACACGAAGGTCCCGGAGGGCGAGCTCGCCGCGGCCATCGACGAGTTCTTCGGCTCCTTCGAGAAGTTCCAGGCCCAGTTCACCGCCGTCGCGACCGGCATCCAGGGCTCCGGCTGGTCCGTGCTTGCCTGGGACACCGTCGGCCAGAAGCTGACGACGTTCCAGCTGTTCGACCAGCAGGCGAACGTGCCCCTCGGGCTCGTCCCGATCTTCATGCTCGACATGTGGGAGCACGCCTTCTACCTCGACTACCTCAACGTCAAGGCCGACTACGTCAAGGCCGTGTGGAACATCGTCGACTGGGAGAACGTCGCGGCTCGCTTCGCGAACGCGAAGTCGCAGCGCTTCGTCACGCTCTGA
- a CDS encoding flavin reductase family protein: MPEATPANAVPSNIADAYKSAFRGHPAGVAVITAEGPDGPTGLTASSVASVAIDPPVLVFSLSTNSGSAGAVLGAPVFVVHLMDSHGVALARRFASTGSPAADDPIWGTLPSGDRYLPSAASALRCRPLSTTPIGSSTVVVAEVLDIVIGDERGEPLVYHNREFHSLTDRSRLS; the protein is encoded by the coding sequence ATGCCCGAAGCAACACCGGCAAACGCCGTGCCGTCGAACATCGCGGACGCCTACAAGTCGGCCTTCCGTGGTCACCCCGCCGGTGTCGCCGTCATCACCGCCGAGGGGCCGGACGGACCGACCGGCCTCACCGCGTCCAGCGTCGCGAGCGTGGCGATCGACCCACCCGTCTTGGTCTTCTCGCTCTCGACGAACTCGGGCTCGGCCGGCGCCGTCCTCGGGGCTCCGGTGTTCGTGGTCCACCTCATGGACTCGCACGGCGTCGCCCTCGCGAGGCGCTTCGCGTCCACCGGCAGCCCCGCGGCCGACGACCCGATCTGGGGAACGCTCCCGTCGGGCGACCGGTACCTGCCCTCCGCCGCCTCCGCGCTGCGGTGCCGACCGCTGTCCACGACGCCGATCGGCAGTTCGACCGTCGTCGTGGCCGAGGTGCTCGACATCGTCATCGGGGACGAACGGGGCGAGCCGCTGGTCTACCACAACCGGGAATTCCACTCCCTCACCGATCGTTCCCGGCTCTCGTGA
- a CDS encoding TetR/AcrR family transcriptional regulator, protein MPRKPDPTLKPAIVRKVAQHLQDTKIEDVSVRSLGRVLGTSAYPIVYHFGTREALIGAVVEHLAAATADIALDPDADDLALTSYLVQVFGGLDDPERSLAARLTFELGAVESLDGRDHERTVHRAQIASIADWCRAHGYGEHDADRAAQAAVLLARGIQWGAIVDREHADPDTALRDLAHKLVAGATLTSA, encoded by the coding sequence ATGCCGCGCAAGCCAGACCCGACCCTGAAGCCCGCCATCGTGCGCAAGGTCGCGCAGCACCTGCAGGACACCAAGATCGAAGACGTGTCCGTGCGCAGCCTCGGGCGCGTGCTCGGCACCAGCGCGTACCCGATCGTCTACCACTTCGGGACGCGCGAGGCCCTGATCGGCGCGGTGGTGGAGCACCTCGCGGCAGCGACGGCCGACATCGCGCTCGACCCGGACGCCGACGATCTCGCACTCACGTCCTACTTGGTGCAGGTGTTCGGCGGCCTCGACGACCCGGAGCGGTCCTTGGCCGCACGGCTCACCTTCGAGCTCGGCGCCGTCGAGTCGCTCGACGGCCGCGACCACGAGCGAACGGTGCACCGGGCGCAGATCGCGTCGATCGCCGACTGGTGCCGTGCGCACGGCTACGGGGAACACGATGCCGACCGTGCGGCACAGGCGGCGGTGCTCCTCGCGCGCGGCATCCAGTGGGGTGCGATCGTGGACCGCGAACACGCCGATCCCGACACCGCCCTCCGCGACCTCGCGCACAAGCTCGTCGCCGGCGCGACCCTCACCTCGGCCTGA